A genome region from Arachis duranensis cultivar V14167 chromosome 8, aradu.V14167.gnm2.J7QH, whole genome shotgun sequence includes the following:
- the LOC107462990 gene encoding uncharacterized protein LOC107462990: MGSRRQGVREGIPNVNYEREQETFMATMNDVAEVVREAAVGAARAVERLGVRNGNDENNLGHPERPMTLATFLKVNPPKFKSTLVATDADNWFRGNPADFKEWKCLKFEGGLREDLISSVVPLEIRNFAELVNKCKLVGECAKKVTASKASRQGFPPRNYNSYSWQPRRTNFKSPGVPQRRNPQAGNAPARPTSGNGGRLRQDNGKRPQQAQVNTTCRQCGKDHGHMVKNCPKRFTQNPARTQQQGRVFAMTADDAMQSDALIQGQCIVKDRFLTVLYDSGASHSFVSLTIARELGLDFSELNFDLIVHTPASQNVLTSLVCLQYHVFLDCFERTAVIPSGSLDIKPFLSYTLYLNSVRVTLNGSDCEGYVLLAASSNDSEVSLEQIRVVKEFPDVFPIQMVKEFPDVFLDDIPEFLPQQEIKFSIDLVPGSEPIFIAPYRMSPLLAELKKL, from the exons ATGGGTTCACGGAGACAAGGCGTACGGGAAGGAATTCCTAATGTTAACTACGAGAGGGAACAGGAAACGTTTATGGCTACCATGAACGACGTGGCTGAAGTAGTGCGTGAAGCTGCTGTAGGAGCGGCTAGGGCTGTTGAACGTCTTGGAGTGAGAAATGGGAATGATGAGAACAACTTAGGGCATCCTGAAAGACCTATGACCCTTGCGACCTTTCTGAAGGTTAATCCGCCTAAGTTCAAGAGTACACTCGTTGCGACTGACGCTGATAACTGGTTTCGAG GGAATCCTGCTGACTTTAAAGAATGGAAGTGCTTGAAGTTCGAAGGGGGCCTTCGTGAGGATCTGATAAGTTCAGTAGTCCCATTGGAGATACGAAATTTTGCTGAGCTGGTTAATAAGTGCAAGTTAGTGGGAGAATGTGCTAAGAAGGTAACTGCCTCTAAAGCAAGTCGTCAAGGATTTCCACCAAGGAACTACAATAGCTATAGTTGGCAACCACGAAGGACAAACTTCAAGTCCCCTGGTGTGCCACAACGAAGGAACCCACAAGCTGGTAACGCTCCTGCTCGCCCTACGAGTGGAAACGGAGGTAGACTAAGGCAGGATAATGGTAAACGACCCCAGCAGGCACAGGTGAATACTACATGTAGGCAGTGTGGGAAGGATCATG GGCATATGGTTAAGAACTGCCCAAAGAGGTTTACCCAGAATCCAGCGCGAACCCAGCAACAAGGTCGAGTGTTTGCTATGACTGCTGATGATGCTATGCAATCAGACGCCCTGATCCAAGGTCAGTGTATTGTCAAAGATCGATTTCTAACTGTACTGTATGACTCGGGTGCATCGCATTCCTTTGTTTCTTTAACTATTGCTCGTGAGTTGGGACTAGATTTCTCTGAGTTGAACTTTGATCTGATTGTCCATACACCTGCATCCCAAAATGTTTTGACTAGTTTAGTGTGCCTGCAA TATCATGTTTTCCTTGATTGCTTTGAAAGAACTGCTGTTATTCCGTCTGGTAGTTTAGATATTAAACCATTTTTGTCATATACCTTATATCTGAATTCTGTAAGAGTTACCTTAAACGGGAGTGATTGTGAGGGGTACGTTCTGTTAGCGGCTAGCTCAAATGACAGTGAAGTAAGCTTAGAACAAATCCGAGTGGTGAAGGAATTTCCTGATGTTTTCCCAATCCAAATGGTGAAAGAATTTCCTGATGTTTTCTTGGACGACATACCTGAGTTTCTTCCTCAGCAAGAGATAAAATTCAGCATTGATCTAGTACCTGGAAGCGAACCGATTTTCATAGCACCGTACCGGATGTCACCATTGCTTGCGGAGCTGAAGAAGCTATGA
- the LOC107463073 gene encoding TATA-box-binding protein, whose protein sequence is MADQGLEGSQPVDLTKHPSGIVPTLQNIVSTVNLDCKLDLKTIALQARNAEYNPKRFAAVIMRIREPKTTALIFASGKMVCTGAKSEQQSKLAARKYARIIQKLGFPAKFKDFKIQNIVGSCDVKFPIRLEGLAYSHGAFSSYEPELFPGLIYRMKQPKIVLLIFVSGKIVLTGAKVRDETYTAFENIYPVLTEFRKNQQ, encoded by the exons ATGGCTGACCAAGGATTGGAGGGTAGCCAACCAGTGGATCTGACCAAGCACCCTTCTGGGATTGTGCCTACCCTTCA AAATATTGTATCAACGGTCAATTTGGACTGTAAGTTGGATCTTAAAACGATTGCACTTCAAGCTCGTAATGCAGAGTACAATCCCAAG CGTTTCGCTGCTGTGATTATGAGGATCAGAGAACCAAAAACAACTGCCCTCATTTTTGCTTCTGGCAAGATG GTGTGTACTGGAGCGAAGAGTGAGCAACAGTCTAAATTGGCCGCAAGGAAG TATGCTCGAATTATCCAGAAGCTTGGTTTCCCGGCCAAGTTTAAG GATTTCAAGATTCAGAATATTGTTGGCTCTTGTGATGTCAAGTTCCCCATAAGACTTGAGGGTCTTGCATATTCCCATGGTGCTTTCTCAAGT TACGAACCAGAGCTGTTTCCGGGGCTAATTTACCGTATGAAGCAGCCTAAGATAGTCTTGCTTATATTTGTCTCTGGGAAAATTGTGCTAACAGGTGCCAAG GTGAGAGATGAGACTTACACAGCATTCGAGAACATATATCCCGTGCTTACTGAGTTCAGGAAAAACCAACAATG A
- the LOC107463053 gene encoding nuclear transcription factor Y subunit A-1, with protein MPGKPESDEWRAKRSQQIQFQASIYAQPWWRGGAGENSPKSSSVDQQLNGSSAMNGGTITTQSETNEVVGFNKQMQSLISQSLPGIDNSGEDVTKEHQNIKHAFSSTPFTMVKHLGPNSENESIGHSIVLTSQAYFDAHYGGGLTPYGQQTMINPQLYGMNHARMLLPLEMEEEPVYVNAKQYHGILRRRQSRAKAELEKKVIKVRKPYLHESRHLHAMRRARGNGGRFLNTKKLEGNNNNSINPSMESGSSLSTATLHSNNDHYVVSQSMVHDMEKMQNFTIGFHGSNGLSSMYHSQFNGRNEGHCFGGERQGMLMHGAPNGAIE; from the exons ATGCCAGGAAAACCCGAATCAGACGAGTGGCGGGCGAAGCGAAGCCAGCAGATTCAGTTTCAAGCTTCCATTTATGCTCAGCCCTGGTGGCGCGGCGGAGCTGGTGAGAATTCCCCAAAATCATCATCAGTAGATCAGCAGTTGAATGGTTCATCAGCCATGAATGGTggcacaatcacaacacaatcAGAGACTAATGAAGTTGTTGGTTTCAATAAACAGATGCAGTCGTTGATTTCTCAATCACTACCTGGAATTGATAACTCAG GTGAAGATGTTACCAAAGAGCACCAGAACATCAAACATGCTTTTTCCTCAACCCCATTTACCATGGTAAAACACCTTGGTCCGAATTCCGAGAATGAAAGCATTGGTCATTCAATT GTTTTAACTTCGCAAGCTTATTTTGATGCACATTATGGTGGAGGCTTGACACCCTATGGGCAACAAACTATG ATAAACCCTCAGCTGTATGGGATGAACCATGCTAGAATGCTTTTGCCACTTGAAATGGAAGAGGAGCCGGTTTATGTCAATGCAAAGCAGTATCATGGTATTCTGAGAAGAAGACAGTCACGTGCTAAGGCCGAGCTCGAAAAGAAAGTGATTAAAGTTAGAAAG cCATATCTTCATGAGTCGCGTCACCTTCATGCTATGAGAAGGGCAAGGGGTAATGGTGGTCGCTTTCTTAATACAAAGAAGCTTGaaggcaacaacaacaacagtatAAACCCCTCAATGGAATCCGGAAGCTCCCTTTCCACGGCTACTTTACATTCCAACAATGATCACTATGTTGTGTCGCAGTCCATGGTTCACGACATGGAGAAAATGCAGAATTTCACCATTGGTTTCCATGGTAGCAATGGTCTGTCCTCAATGTACCATTCACAGTTTAATGGAAGAAATGAGGGACATTGCTTTGGTGGAGAAAGGCAAGGCATGCTTATGCATGGAGCCCCAAATGGGGCTATTGAATGA
- the LOC107463116 gene encoding uncharacterized protein At5g64816, translating into MGEFWWSLLGAAIPLVVAGQAFRVKKRNAEEQRLKSTRGRERSSDEIFVCERVCTSKRMLKKVGSFSKDPIPDTCVTVCGVSDLDACADACARTVCVNQHQVPNWNDICLRRCQSECLKLSSQSS; encoded by the coding sequence ATGGGGGAATTCTGGTGGTCCCTTTTGGGTGCTGCAATCCCTTTGGTTGTTGCAGGACAAGCTTTTAGGGTGAAGAAGAGGAATGCAGAGGAGCAGAGGCTGAAGAGCACAAGGGGAAGAGAAAGGAGCTCCGATGAAATCTTTGTCTGCGAAAGGGTATGCACATCGAAGAGGATGTTGAAGAAGGTTGGCTCATTCTCAAAGGACCCCATTCCTGATACTTGTGTCACTGTCTGTGGTGtatctgaccttgatgcatgtgCTGACGCTTGCGCTCGCACTGTTTGTGTTAACCAGCATCAGGTACCTAATTGGAATGACATATGCCTTAGGAGGTGCCAGAGTGAATGCCTGAAACTCTCATCTCAATCTTCCTAA